A genomic window from Vanessa cardui chromosome Z, ilVanCard2.1, whole genome shotgun sequence includes:
- the LOC124543250 gene encoding glycosyltransferase-like protein gnt13, translating to MLIMEGLFILAVVTTVHTSPICLFYCDFPLSGGNVQRQSNCKCFVNAHIEVHTNLHQKHNLDKLQDDILKTKSESRHDLFFHENDKTKVNMKTRYKKNIYSATDNNVKRYKRSIEFSNKLIKKHIDANISETKKYKSYERKISGYVSIHTLILSSVSGTAKLSKKWLTRKRANTREYEKHDESNDTLGAEKYRIKNKGTMMNLKFSIDFDNILNYSSIFRDMVNILPPESVMPSQKDMKIILSPDNFLKNINDGTYKSNVPAENDTRLESRNDLTNVIEPDFDKSFRNIKNKKSIEINEGNRKFNKNLRYIENNQNDTSSIATNIRSDNTTIKKLNEQLNCSSPLKNNTNNYFFKSNNTIEALQNKNINSTEKASKTTNKSSQKKFINVYNTSDLTSTRNEAIYDETDFRRSGIIEPSNQKNKQLKTKNIREETTTKTYVTNISFLLPNITLTTKNNKNQSINETANIFHNGVTPLKEKTVMIDNNDIITVLANSIKNSSNEINMFPPNSSSIIFDLPKINNNNRAQYHEGEIPVIRIFSHEFPNDTVISVINGTEVLPNKDFITYEKNMQKLDQNATNNSDSLSILQKNEDNTTNYLLDDKLIPFNESIVGRLYFITDHLTIPALFVQKTNGDVHLGLDISNICEKMNCPK from the exons ATGTTAATTATGGAAGGTCTCTTCATTCTGGCGGTGGTGACGACAGTGCACACATCACCAATTTGCCTTTTTTACTGTGACTTCCC GTTATCCGGTGGCAACGTACAAAGGCAATCGAATTGTAAATGTTTCGTCAACGCTCATATCGAGGTACATACAAATTTACATCAGAAACACAATTTAGATAAATTACAAGATGACATATTAAAAACCAAATCAGAAAGTCGTCATGATCTCTTTTTTCACGAAAATGACAAAACTAAGGTGAATATGAAAACgcgttacaaaaaaaatatctactcTGCAACAGATAACAATGTTAAGCGTTATAAACGTAGTATTGAATTTtctaataagttaataaaaaaacacattgacGCTAATATctcagaaacaaaaaaatataaaagttatgaaagaaaaatatcaGGATATGTGTCTATACACACTTTAATTCTATCATCAGTAAGTGGTACAGCGAAATTGTCCAAGAAATGGCTAACAAGGAAACGAGCGAATACTAGAGAATATGAAAAACACGATGAATCCAATGACACTTTAGGTGCAGAGAAATATAGAATCAAAAATAAAGGGACGATGATGAACTTAAAATTCAGTATCGATTTCGATAACATATTGAATTATTCATCAATTTTTAGGgacatggtaaatattcttCCTCCTGAAAGTGTTATGCCAAGCCAGAAagacatgaaaataattttaagcccagataattttttaaagaatatcaaCGATGGTACATATAAATCTAACGTGCCAGCAGAAAATGATACGAGATTAGAATCAAGAAACGACTTAACGAATGTAATAGAACCAGATTTTGACAAatcttttagaaatataaaaaacaagaaaagtattgaaataaacgAAGGTAAcagaaaatttaataagaatCTAAGATATATAGAAAACAATCAAAATGATACATCGTCCATAGCAACAAACATCAGAAGTGACAATACgacaataaaaaaacttaatgaaCAATTAAACTGTTCATCCcctctaaaaaataacacaaacaattatttttttaaatcaaataatactaTTGAAGCTTtacaaaataagaatattaatagTACAGAAAAAGCAAGCAAAACTACAAACAAATCTTCACAAAAGaagtttattaatgtttataatactagtGATTTGACATCGACAAGAAACGAAGCCATTTATGATGAAACAGATTTTAGGAGAAGTGGAATTATCGAACCTTCAAATCAAaagaataaacaattaaaaacaaaaaatattcgtGAAGAAACTACTACAAAAACCTATGTTACGAACATATCATTTTTACTTCCAAACATTACCCTTAcgacaaaaaataacaaaaatcagaGTATTAACGAAACtgctaatatttttcataacgGTGTAACTCCATTGAAAGAAAAAACTGTAATGATCGATAACAATGATATTATTACTGTTTTGGCGAactcaataaaaaatagttctaacgaaataaatatgtttcCTCCTAATAGTTCATCTATAATATTTGACCttccaaaaataaacaataacaaccGTGCCCAGTACCACGAGGGTGAAATACCTGTTATTAGAATATTTAGTCACGAATTTCCAAATGATACTGTTATTAGCGTGATTAATGGGACTGAAGTTTTACCAAATAAAGACTTTATAACTTATGAAAAGAACATGCAAAAATTAGATCAAAATGCCACCAATAATAGTGATAGCTTGTCAATTCTACAGAAGAATGAAGATAATACGACAAACTATCTCTTAGATGATAAGTTGATACCATTCAATGAAAGTATTGTGGGTAGACTATACTTTATTACAGACCATCTAACAATACCTGCActatttgtacaaaaaacaaACGGAGACGTACATTTGGGCTTAGACATATCaaatatttgtgaaaaaatgAATTGtcctaagtaa
- the LOC124542960 gene encoding Y-box factor homolog — protein sequence MADTEKAPQPQPQQQQQPEQQPQNQQAKAAKQKQVIAEKVSGTVKWFNVKSGYGFINRNDTKEDVFVHQTAIVRNNPRKAVRSVGDGEAVEFAVVAGEKGFEAAGVTGPGGEPVKGSPYAADKRRGFPRQFYPRPGGGRGGEGAPRRGGMGRRGPPPNQGGAQGDEGQEGGGPPQRSYFRRNYRGGRRGGAPRPMYRGGYRYVRPRNNQGQNPNQGQGPRQNGQEGEVQASASTAQVQSKGKANKAAGTTIETTTNESQA from the exons ATGGCTGATACCGAAAAGGCGCCGCAGCCGCAGCCCCAACAGCAGCAGCAACCTGAACAACAACCACAAAATCAGCAAGCTAAGGCGGCTAAACAAAAGCAGGTCATTG CTGAAAAGGTTTCGGGCACTGTAAAATGGTTTAACGTCAAGAGTGGATATGGTTTCATCAATAG gAATGACACGAAAGAGGATGTATTTGTACACCAGACGGCGATCGTCCGTAACAACCCACGTAAGGCTGTGCGCTCGGTCGGCGACGGCGAGGCGGTGGAGTTCGCCGTGGTGGCCGGCGAGAAAGGCTTTGAAGCAGCCGGAGTGACCGGCCCCGGCGGTGAGCCGGTCAAGGGCTCGCCCTACGCTGCCGACAAGCGTCGCGGCTTCCCACGCCA ATTCTACCCTCGGCCCGGAGGCGGACGTGGTGGCGAGGGCGCTCCCCGCAGAGGTGGCATGGGACGTCGTGGACCCCCACCCAACCAAGGGGGCGCGCAGGGGGATGAAGGCCAAGAAGGTGGAGGTCCACCGCAGCGTAG ctACTTCCGTCGCAATTATCGCGGAGGACGCCGCGGTGGCGCTCCAAGGCCCATGTACCGTGGCGGGTACCGGTACGTGCGCCCGCGCAATAATCAGGGTCAAAATCCAAACCAAGGTCAAGGCCCTCGGCAGAATGGTCAGGAGGGAGAAGTGCAAGCTTCTGCTTCCACGGCGCAGGTACAGAGCAAGGGCAAGGCTAACAAGGCCGCGGGTACCACCATCGAGACCACCACTAATGAAAGCCAGGCTTGA